The following coding sequences lie in one Actinomycetes bacterium genomic window:
- a CDS encoding tyrosine-type recombinase/integrase: MASLRRRAGGWDLRYRERSGRQRTERFQGGTARTPPEAALDRKAEVELELRRGRYVPRERREVAFADYYLPWAAARQISRSRRFTDDQRAAKHVIPYWGQWPICDIKPSDIDDWVAALSRSMGPQSVRACYGLLRGPLRRAVKDRVIDDPCIDIGLPKLPSLRKSFDDVLTAQEVDRLVAALVDPDPRYAALRTNGRYEALIFMGAWLGPRWNEAIGLRICDVNPLRKELTLGRVVVNQNGSHTYVEALSKTEDSRTVPVPSEVMDRLIRHQRLYCAGADREDFLFTSNRGTHILRGTFSRDVLAKAVKRAGPQGRRITWLTLRHTAASLMFDAGLTIFEVQQRLGHKSPTLTAEIYTHLMRERFQEGRERMEVYMAIQRVARPSGERPAAQN, encoded by the coding sequence GTGGCGAGCCTTCGGCGGCGGGCGGGCGGCTGGGACCTGCGCTACCGCGAGCGCAGCGGACGTCAGCGGACCGAGCGCTTCCAAGGGGGAACGGCGAGGACGCCACCCGAGGCGGCGCTCGATCGCAAGGCCGAGGTCGAGCTGGAGCTTCGACGGGGCCGATACGTCCCGCGCGAGAGGCGAGAGGTCGCCTTCGCCGACTACTACCTCCCGTGGGCGGCCGCTCGCCAGATCAGCAGGAGCCGGCGCTTCACTGACGACCAACGCGCAGCCAAGCACGTGATCCCGTACTGGGGTCAGTGGCCGATCTGCGACATCAAGCCGTCGGACATCGACGACTGGGTCGCCGCGTTGTCGCGCTCCATGGGACCGCAGTCAGTGCGCGCGTGCTACGGACTGCTCCGCGGCCCGCTTCGGCGGGCCGTAAAGGATCGCGTGATCGACGATCCTTGTATCGACATCGGCCTCCCCAAGCTTCCAAGTCTGCGCAAGAGCTTCGACGACGTCCTGACCGCCCAAGAGGTCGACCGCCTGGTGGCCGCGCTCGTCGACCCGGACCCTCGCTACGCCGCCCTGCGGACGAACGGCCGCTACGAGGCGCTCATCTTCATGGGCGCCTGGCTCGGACCGAGATGGAACGAAGCCATAGGCCTTCGCATATGCGACGTGAACCCGCTGCGCAAGGAGCTCACGCTGGGGCGCGTGGTCGTCAATCAGAACGGCTCGCACACCTATGTCGAGGCCCTGTCGAAGACGGAAGACTCCCGGACGGTACCCGTGCCCTCGGAGGTCATGGACCGCCTCATCCGGCACCAGCGGCTGTACTGCGCAGGCGCCGACAGAGAGGACTTTCTCTTCACGAGCAACCGGGGCACACACATCCTGCGCGGCACCTTCTCGCGTGACGTCCTCGCAAAGGCGGTCAAGCGCGCCGGACCCCAGGGACGCAGGATCACCTGGCTGACACTGCGACACACGGCCGCCTCGCTCATGTTCGACGCCGGGCTGACGATCTTCGAGGTCCAGCAGCGCCTGGGGCACAAGAGCCCGACGCTGACTGCCGAGATCTACACACACCTCATGCGAGAACGCTTCCAAGAGGGCCGCGAGCGGATGGAGGTTTACATGGCCATTCAGCGAGTTGCGCGGCCATCCGGCGAGCGACCGGCCGCCCAGAACTGA